In Odontesthes bonariensis isolate fOdoBon6 chromosome 6, fOdoBon6.hap1, whole genome shotgun sequence, one genomic interval encodes:
- the LOC142381832 gene encoding uncharacterized protein LOC142381832, with product MCADYLQVNGNSKLERLQGDVEEVKVIMLENRNKAEDRGEKLSDLNDRAEVLREKAKGFEKTTRKLVPNNRCENKKVVFIAIGVVAGLVILGLVIFFARVG from the exons ATGTGTGCTGATTACTTGCAGGTGAACGGTAATAGCAAGCTGGAAAGGTTGCAGGGTGACGTGGAGGAGGTGAAGGTTATCATGCTGGAAAACCGGAATAAAGCTGAGGACAGAGGTGAAAAACTGAGCGATCTGAATGATCGGGCTGAAGTGCTGCGGGAAAAG GCTAAAGGCTTTGAAAAGACTACCCGCAAGTTGGTTCCAAACAACAGATGTGAGAACAAGAAAGTGGTCTTTATTGCCATTGGAGTGGTGGCAGGACTCGTCATCTTGGGACTTGTAATATTCTTTGCCCGTGTTGGATAG
- the LOC142381830 gene encoding histone H2B codes for MPEPAKSAPKKGSKKAVTKTAGKGGKKRRKSRKESYAIYVYKVLKQVHPDTGISSKAMSIMNSFVNDIFERIAAEASRLAHYNKRSTITSREIQTAVRLLLPGELAKHAVSEGTKAVTKYTSSK; via the coding sequence ATGCCTGAACCCGCCAAGTCTGCCCCCAAAAAGGGCTCCAAGAAAGCCGTGACCAAGACCGCCGGCAAGGGCGgcaagaagaggagaaagtcCAGGAAGGAGAGCTACGCCATCTACGTGTACAAGGTGCTGAAGCAGGTCCACCCCGACACCGGCATCTCCTCCAAGGCCATGAGCATCATGAACTCCTTCGTCAACGACATCTTTGAGCGCATCGCCGCCGAGGCGTCCCGCCTGGCTCACTACAACAAGCGCTCCACCATCACCTCCAGGGAGATCCAGACCGCCGtgcgcctcctgctgcccggtGAGCTGGCCAAGCACGCCGTGTCCGAGGGCACCAAGGCCGTCACCAAGTACACCAGCTCCAAGTAA
- the LOC142381831 gene encoding histone H2B has product MPEPAKSAPKKGSKKAVTKTAGKGGKKRRKSRKESYAIYVYKVLKQVHPDTGISSKAMSIMNSFVNDIFERIAAEASRLAHYNKRSTITSREIQTAVRLLLPGELAKHAVSEGTKAVTKYTSSK; this is encoded by the coding sequence ATGCCCGAACCCGCCAAGTCTGCCCCCAAAAAGGGCTCCAAGAAAGCCGTGACCAAGACGGCCGGCAAGGGCGgcaagaagaggagaaagtcCAGGAAGGAGAGCTACGCTATCTACGTGTACAAGGTGCTGAAGCAGGTCCATCCCGACACCGGCATCTCCTCCAAGGCCATGAGCATCATGAACTCCTTCGTCAACGACATCTTTGAGCGCATCGCCGCCGAGGCGTCCCGCCTGGCTCACTACAACAAGCGCTCCACCATCACCTCCAGGGAGATCCAGACCGCCGtgcgcctcctgctgcccggtGAGCTGGCCAAGCACGCCGTGTCCGAGGGCACCAAGGCCGTCACCAAGTACACCAGCTCCAAGTAA